A DNA window from Chryseobacterium scophthalmum contains the following coding sequences:
- a CDS encoding aldo/keto reductase translates to MKLNQVKLGSQGLIVPNIGLGCMGMTGFGDADMYGKTDEKEAIATIHRSLELGGNFLDTADLYGPFKNEQLIAKAIEGNRDEYIIATKFGWEIDDNDQVTWKINGTKDYVKKSVERSLKNLKTDYIDLYYMHRLDKNTPIEETVGAMSELVKEGKIGYIGLSEVSSETVKKAHAIHPISAVQSEFSLFERTVEEKGVIKTLNELGIGFVAYSPLGRGFLSGQIRTIDDLPENDFRRGIPRFQGEHFKKNIELVKAIEDMAKEKNITSSQLALAWIISKGILPIPGTKRRKYLEQNIEASKIELSESELQKLESIVPLGTDTGATYDEFGMGLLDY, encoded by the coding sequence ATGAAATTGAATCAAGTAAAATTAGGAAGTCAGGGATTAATCGTTCCAAATATTGGTTTGGGATGTATGGGAATGACAGGTTTTGGTGATGCAGATATGTATGGTAAAACCGATGAAAAAGAAGCCATCGCAACGATTCACCGTTCTTTGGAATTGGGTGGGAACTTTTTGGATACCGCAGATTTATATGGTCCTTTTAAAAACGAACAATTGATTGCAAAAGCTATTGAAGGCAATCGTGACGAGTATATTATTGCCACAAAATTCGGATGGGAAATTGATGACAATGACCAGGTAACCTGGAAAATCAATGGTACAAAAGATTATGTAAAAAAGTCGGTTGAGCGTTCGTTGAAAAATCTAAAAACAGATTACATCGACCTTTATTACATGCATCGTCTGGATAAAAACACACCTATCGAAGAAACGGTCGGAGCAATGAGCGAATTGGTGAAGGAAGGTAAAATCGGATATATCGGTTTGTCGGAAGTATCTTCTGAAACGGTGAAAAAAGCTCATGCAATTCATCCGATTTCGGCAGTGCAAAGTGAGTTTTCTCTTTTTGAAAGAACCGTTGAAGAAAAAGGAGTGATCAAAACTTTGAACGAATTGGGAATTGGTTTTGTGGCGTATTCTCCGCTTGGAAGAGGGTTTTTATCCGGACAGATTCGTACAATTGATGACTTGCCTGAAAATGATTTTAGAAGAGGAATTCCGCGTTTTCAAGGAGAACATTTCAAAAAAAATATCGAATTGGTAAAAGCGATTGAAGATATGGCAAAAGAAAAAAATATTACATCATCTCAATTGGCTTTGGCGTGGATCATCAGCAAAGGGATTCTTCCTATTCCGGGAACAAAACGCAGAAAATATCTTGAACAGAATATTGAAGCTTCTAAGATTGAATTGTCTGAAAGTGAGCTTCAAAAGTTAGAAAGTATTGTACCTTTGGGAACAGATACCGGAGCAACGTATGACGAATTCGGCATGGGACTTTTGGATTATTAA
- a CDS encoding GH92 family glycosyl hydrolase, giving the protein MKNSGTPIFIFLLIFGLNKAQKSEKLVQYVNPLIGTEKMGHTYPGATAPFGAIQLSPETDTISYEMNGKYNGDVYKYCAGYRYEDKTIVGFSSTHFSGTGHSDLGDFLVMPTVGKLQLNPGTATHPESGYRSRFSHANETAEAGYYKVKLDDHNILAELTSTTRVGVHRYTFPKSDQAHIILDLMAGIYNYDGKNVWTYVRVENGNTITGYRQTNGWARTRTVYFAMTFSKPFKSYGQKNYDGKQVYGGFWRKFDQTKNFPEIAGKNIKMYFDFDTNENEAIEIKLAISPVSQANALENLEKETGNLSFDQVKTQTQEIWNKELNKIVIKGSEPEKTNFYTAMYHTFINPTTYMDVNGEYKGLDQNIHKAEGFTNYTTFSLWDTYRALHPFFNIIQPKRNGDMVKSMMAHYDQFSMKMLPIWSHYANDNWCMSGYHSVSVVADAIIKGNYNGDAKAALKACIETANKRDYEGIGYYIDKGYIPAEKSGTSVSNTLEYAYDDWAIAQLAKHLGETEIYNQFIKRSENWKNNFDKTVGFMRPRLADGSFKKDFNALSTHGQGFIEGNSWNYSFFVPQNPDELIKMMGGKKKFASKLDELFTMHLPDEFFADTEDITREGIIGGYVHGNEPAHHVAYFYNWAGQPWKTQAQIRRILEMQYKATPDGLGGNDDTGQMSAWYILSSLGFYPVAPGSEDYAIGSPAIDHAVLNLENGKTFEIEAIDQSPKNIYVQKILLNGKEIKNFTLKHSDIINGGKLSFYMSSKPRK; this is encoded by the coding sequence ATGAAAAATTCCGGAACTCCTATTTTTATATTTCTTTTAATTTTTGGTTTAAATAAAGCTCAAAAATCCGAAAAACTGGTTCAATACGTCAATCCGTTAATCGGTACAGAAAAAATGGGACACACTTATCCCGGTGCAACTGCCCCTTTTGGAGCTATTCAGCTTAGTCCGGAAACCGATACAATTTCCTACGAAATGAATGGAAAATATAACGGTGATGTTTATAAATATTGCGCAGGTTACAGATATGAAGACAAAACGATTGTTGGTTTCAGCTCAACCCATTTTAGCGGAACCGGACATTCTGATTTAGGAGATTTTTTAGTGATGCCGACTGTTGGAAAATTACAGTTGAATCCCGGAACAGCAACTCATCCAGAAAGTGGCTATAGAAGCAGATTTTCACATGCAAATGAAACCGCAGAAGCTGGATATTACAAAGTAAAGTTAGACGATCATAATATTTTAGCCGAATTAACTTCTACAACAAGAGTCGGTGTTCATCGTTATACTTTCCCAAAATCTGACCAAGCGCATATTATTTTAGATTTGATGGCCGGAATTTATAATTATGATGGTAAAAATGTCTGGACTTATGTTCGCGTAGAAAACGGAAATACAATTACCGGTTATCGACAAACCAACGGTTGGGCAAGAACGAGAACGGTTTATTTTGCGATGACATTTTCAAAGCCATTTAAATCTTACGGCCAGAAAAATTATGATGGAAAACAGGTTTACGGTGGATTTTGGAGAAAATTTGACCAAACAAAAAACTTTCCGGAAATCGCAGGAAAAAATATAAAAATGTATTTTGATTTTGACACCAATGAAAATGAAGCGATTGAAATTAAGCTTGCAATTTCACCGGTAAGTCAAGCGAATGCTTTAGAAAATTTAGAAAAAGAGACTGGAAACTTATCTTTTGACCAAGTGAAAACACAAACACAGGAAATTTGGAATAAAGAATTAAACAAAATCGTCATTAAAGGTTCTGAACCAGAAAAAACGAATTTTTATACGGCAATGTATCATACGTTTATCAATCCGACAACTTATATGGATGTGAATGGAGAGTATAAAGGTTTAGACCAAAACATTCATAAAGCGGAAGGTTTTACTAATTATACAACGTTTTCACTTTGGGATACCTATCGTGCGCTTCATCCTTTCTTCAATATTATTCAACCGAAAAGAAACGGTGACATGGTGAAATCGATGATGGCACATTACGATCAGTTTTCTATGAAAATGTTACCAATTTGGTCGCATTATGCGAATGATAATTGGTGTATGAGCGGTTATCACAGCGTAAGTGTAGTAGCAGATGCGATTATTAAAGGAAATTATAACGGTGATGCAAAAGCTGCTTTAAAAGCCTGTATAGAAACTGCCAATAAAAGAGATTATGAAGGAATCGGATATTACATTGATAAAGGATATATTCCTGCTGAAAAAAGTGGCACCTCGGTTTCAAATACTTTAGAATATGCCTACGACGACTGGGCAATTGCTCAATTGGCGAAACATTTAGGAGAAACAGAAATTTACAATCAATTCATCAAACGTTCTGAAAACTGGAAAAATAATTTTGATAAAACAGTAGGATTTATGCGTCCTCGTTTGGCTGACGGAAGTTTTAAAAAAGATTTTAATGCATTAAGTACGCACGGACAAGGTTTTATCGAAGGAAATTCGTGGAACTACAGTTTCTTTGTTCCCCAAAATCCGGACGAATTAATTAAAATGATGGGTGGAAAGAAAAAATTTGCTTCAAAATTGGATGAATTGTTCACCATGCATTTACCAGACGAGTTTTTTGCGGATACCGAAGACATTACACGAGAAGGAATTATTGGCGGTTATGTTCACGGAAATGAGCCTGCTCATCATGTTGCTTATTTTTACAATTGGGCGGGGCAACCTTGGAAAACTCAGGCGCAAATCAGAAGAATTTTGGAAATGCAATACAAAGCGACACCCGATGGATTAGGCGGAAACGACGATACCGGACAAATGAGCGCTTGGTATATTTTGAGTTCGCTTGGTTTTTATCCTGTTGCTCCAGGTTCGGAAGATTATGCCATTGGAAGTCCGGCGATTGATCATGCTGTTTTGAATTTGGAAAACGGAAAAACTTTTGAAATTGAGGCGATCGATCAAAGTCCGAAAAATATTTATGTTCAAAAAATTCTATTGAATGGAAAGGAAATTAAAAACTTTACTTTGAAACATTCTGATATTATAAATGGTGGAAAATTGAGTTTTTATATGAGTTCTAAACCTAGAAAATAA
- a CDS encoding response regulator transcription factor — protein MDKSKILYAEDDETIAFLIQDSLENYYEIEHCSDGKSAFEAFNTKDFDICLLDIMMPEMNGFDLAQKIRDKNAEIPIIFTSAKALKEDRIKGLKIGADDYLVKPFSIEELILKIEIFLKRSKKTETFPQKYKVGKYNFDPKNYTLNDTQNTITLTQRESDLLLYFIRHKNTVLKRQDILKAIWGDDDYFMGRSLDVFISRLRKVFADENTVAIENIHGIGFRFAE, from the coding sequence ATGGATAAATCTAAAATTCTATACGCAGAAGATGATGAAACCATAGCTTTTCTGATTCAGGACAGCTTGGAAAATTATTATGAAATAGAACATTGCTCAGACGGAAAATCAGCGTTTGAAGCGTTCAACACCAAAGATTTTGATATTTGTTTACTTGATATTATGATGCCCGAAATGAACGGTTTCGATTTAGCTCAAAAAATAAGAGATAAAAACGCAGAAATCCCAATCATTTTCACTTCTGCTAAAGCTTTAAAAGAAGACCGAATTAAAGGTTTAAAAATCGGAGCAGATGATTATTTAGTGAAACCTTTCAGCATCGAGGAATTGATTTTGAAAATTGAAATTTTTCTGAAACGTTCTAAAAAAACAGAAACTTTTCCACAAAAATATAAAGTTGGGAAGTACAATTTCGACCCTAAAAACTATACTTTAAACGATACCCAGAATACCATTACACTTACCCAAAGAGAATCTGATCTGCTTTTGTATTTTATTCGTCATAAAAATACTGTTCTAAAAAGACAGGATATTTTGAAGGCAATTTGGGGCGATGATGATTATTTTATGGGACGAAGTCTTGATGTTTTTATTTCAAGACTGAGAAAAGTTTTTGCGGATGAGAATACTGTTGCGATAGAAAACATTCACGGAATTGGCTTTCGCTTTGCTGAATAA
- a CDS encoding sensor histidine kinase, producing the protein MEIKKLNIIISLGLVAIIGILIAQLMWTKQAYNLEDRKFNQKVNIALMEVVDKMTEGKSSFTENPVQIIANDYYVVNINNEFHPAVLEHYLKTEFTRFQINTDYVYALYNCHSDQMMYGKYMTSHQEEPSEKVIQFPKHKNLTYYFSIRFPDKTTYLISSLRFWYLLTFALIIILLVYVYSIYTIIQQKKFSELQRDFINNMTHEFKTPLSSILLASEALNKQEVVQENPKLKTYTSIIINQSFKLNNHIEKILNIAKNDASGLSLKPQKIILKPFIEEIAETIKQKNETISIQIDIENDISILADEFHFTNIVYNLLDNSIKYCETKPEILISSVKDSKGLYLKFKDNGMGIPAKNINHIFDKFYRVPANNSDEINGFGLGLFYVKKIVQQHNWKISVENNADKGITITLFFPF; encoded by the coding sequence ATGGAAATTAAAAAGCTCAATATTATTATAAGCCTTGGATTGGTTGCTATCATCGGAATTTTGATAGCTCAACTTATGTGGACCAAACAAGCTTATAATCTTGAGGACAGAAAATTTAATCAGAAAGTAAACATCGCTCTAATGGAGGTTGTTGACAAAATGACTGAAGGCAAATCATCTTTCACAGAAAATCCAGTTCAGATTATTGCAAATGATTATTATGTTGTTAATATTAATAATGAATTTCACCCCGCAGTTCTTGAGCATTATCTGAAAACAGAATTTACGAGATTTCAAATTAATACAGATTATGTTTACGCATTGTACAATTGTCACAGCGACCAGATGATGTATGGAAAATATATGACCAGTCATCAGGAAGAGCCAAGTGAAAAGGTAATTCAGTTTCCAAAACATAAAAATCTAACGTATTATTTTTCAATACGTTTCCCCGACAAAACTACTTACCTGATTAGCTCTTTGCGTTTTTGGTATCTTCTGACTTTTGCACTGATCATTATTCTTCTCGTTTATGTTTATTCCATTTATACAATTATTCAGCAGAAGAAATTTTCAGAATTACAGCGCGATTTTATCAACAATATGACGCATGAGTTTAAAACTCCTTTATCATCAATATTATTAGCTTCTGAAGCACTTAACAAACAGGAAGTCGTGCAAGAAAACCCCAAGTTGAAAACCTACACATCAATTATCATTAATCAAAGCTTTAAACTGAATAATCATATTGAAAAAATACTGAATATTGCGAAAAATGATGCTTCAGGATTATCATTAAAACCTCAGAAAATAATTTTGAAACCGTTTATTGAGGAGATTGCAGAAACTATTAAACAGAAAAATGAAACCATTTCAATTCAGATAGATATTGAAAATGATATTTCAATTTTAGCAGATGAATTTCACTTTACCAATATCGTTTACAATCTTTTAGATAACTCTATTAAATATTGCGAAACAAAACCTGAAATTCTTATTTCTTCGGTGAAAGATTCAAAAGGCTTATATTTAAAGTTTAAAGATAACGGAATGGGTATTCCTGCGAAAAATATCAATCATATTTTTGATAAATTTTATAGAGTTCCTGCCAATAATAGTGATGAAATCAACGGGTTTGGGCTGGGATTATTTTATGTAAAAAAAATCGTTCAGCAGCATAACTGGAAAATATCAGTTGAAAACAATGCAGATAAAGGCATCACCATTACTCTGTTTTTTCCGTTTTAA
- a CDS encoding DUF1573 domain-containing protein yields MKNLKITALLAVLAFSPFYANVFPVTPASIVKKVAEAAKWKSETIDVGKIPQGKPKIIRFEFTNTSSQPIMIDKVAPSCGCTTADYTQTKILPGKTGFVEASYNAAAEGPFSKSITVTMSDNQNPKVLSFKGTVVK; encoded by the coding sequence ATGAAAAATTTAAAAATTACAGCGCTTCTTGCGGTTTTGGCATTCTCTCCGTTTTATGCAAACGTATTCCCGGTAACTCCGGCTTCAATTGTTAAAAAAGTAGCAGAAGCTGCAAAATGGAAATCAGAAACTATCGATGTAGGAAAAATTCCGCAAGGGAAACCAAAAATCATCAGATTTGAATTCACCAATACATCGTCACAGCCAATTATGATTGATAAAGTTGCGCCTTCATGCGGATGTACAACTGCTGATTATACACAAACTAAAATTTTACCAGGAAAAACAGGATTTGTTGAAGCAAGTTACAATGCTGCAGCTGAAGGTCCGTTTTCAAAGTCAATTACAGTGACGATGAGTGACAACCAAAACCCAAAAGTACTTTCTTTTAAAGGTACTGTTGTGAAGTAA
- a CDS encoding SDR family oxidoreductase, translating to MNLYTQPMLREDALKDKVAIVTGGGSGLGKAMTKYFLQLGAQVVITSRNLEKLQVTAKELEDETGGKVLCVACDVRNWDEVEAMKEATLKEFGKIDILLNNAAGNFISPTERLTHSAFDSILDIVLKGTKNCTLSIGKHWIDSKTPGTVLNIVTTYAWTGSAYVVPSACAKAGVLAMTRSLAVEWAKYGIRFNAIAPGPFPTKGAWDRLLPGDLQEKFDMRKKVPLRRVGEHQELANLAAYLVSDYSAYMNGEVVTIDGGEWLQGAGEFNMLEDIPQEMWDALEAMIKAKKSN from the coding sequence ATGAATCTTTATACACAACCGATGTTGCGTGAAGACGCTCTAAAAGATAAAGTTGCTATTGTTACGGGAGGCGGAAGCGGTCTTGGAAAAGCAATGACCAAATATTTCCTGCAATTAGGCGCACAAGTGGTGATCACTTCCAGAAATTTGGAAAAGCTTCAGGTTACTGCAAAAGAACTGGAAGATGAAACGGGAGGAAAAGTACTTTGTGTAGCTTGTGACGTAAGAAATTGGGATGAGGTTGAAGCGATGAAAGAAGCCACTTTAAAAGAATTCGGAAAAATTGATATTCTATTAAATAATGCAGCCGGAAATTTTATTTCGCCTACAGAAAGATTAACGCATTCTGCTTTCGATTCTATTTTAGATATTGTTTTAAAAGGAACAAAAAACTGTACACTTTCTATCGGAAAACATTGGATTGATTCAAAAACTCCGGGAACAGTTTTAAATATTGTGACAACTTATGCGTGGACAGGTTCTGCATACGTTGTTCCATCAGCTTGTGCAAAAGCAGGCGTTTTAGCGATGACGAGAAGTTTAGCCGTTGAGTGGGCAAAATATGGAATTCGTTTTAATGCGATTGCTCCTGGACCGTTTCCTACAAAAGGAGCTTGGGACAGATTGCTTCCGGGAGATCTGCAGGAAAAATTTGATATGAGAAAAAAAGTTCCGTTGAGAAGAGTAGGAGAACATCAGGAATTGGCAAACCTTGCTGCGTATCTGGTTTCAGATTATTCAGCTTATATGAATGGAGAAGTCGTTACAATCGATGGTGGAGAATGGCTTCAGGGTGCAGGCGAATTTAATATGCTTGAAGATATTCCGCAGGAAATGTGGGATGCTTTGGAAGCAATGATTAAAGCAAAAAAATCCAATTAG
- a CDS encoding endonuclease/exonuclease/phosphatase family protein: MNFRFSTLLLFVFAWSFSQNLKVMSFNIRLNVESDKENSWTNRKQDAVDLLSYYHPDYFGVQEALPEQMKDIKNGLKNYDYVGVGRDDGKEKGEFSAIFYDTEKLQVVKSGTFWLSETPEKPSKGWDAAYNRVCTYAVFKDKKSKKEFLAMNLHFDHVGNVARVKSADLILKKIKEINPKNLPLTLSGDFNLTDDTEPIKIISQNLKDTFYNSETKPYGPKGTFTAFNVTEVPQERIDYIFVKGFKIKSHRHINDRRENLLYPSDHFPVLTELQF; encoded by the coding sequence ATGAATTTCAGATTTTCAACTTTATTACTATTTGTTTTTGCATGGAGCTTTTCTCAGAATTTAAAAGTAATGTCTTTCAACATCAGACTCAATGTAGAATCTGATAAAGAAAACTCATGGACAAACAGGAAACAGGATGCGGTAGATTTATTGAGCTATTACCATCCGGATTATTTCGGCGTTCAGGAAGCACTTCCGGAGCAGATGAAAGATATTAAAAATGGTTTAAAGAACTACGATTATGTAGGTGTAGGTAGAGACGATGGTAAAGAAAAAGGCGAATTTTCGGCTATATTTTATGATACCGAAAAATTACAGGTGGTAAAATCGGGAACGTTCTGGCTTTCAGAAACTCCGGAAAAACCGTCGAAAGGTTGGGATGCTGCTTACAACAGAGTTTGTACGTATGCTGTTTTTAAAGATAAAAAATCGAAGAAAGAATTTTTGGCAATGAATCTTCATTTCGATCATGTAGGAAATGTGGCAAGAGTAAAATCTGCAGATTTGATTTTAAAGAAAATTAAAGAGATCAATCCTAAAAATTTACCTTTAACATTAAGCGGTGATTTTAATTTGACAGACGATACAGAGCCGATAAAAATAATTTCTCAAAACCTGAAAGATACTTTCTACAACTCAGAAACAAAACCTTACGGACCGAAAGGAACATTTACAGCATTCAACGTAACCGAAGTTCCGCAGGAAAGAATTGATTATATTTTTGTAAAAGGTTTTAAGATAAAATCTCACAGACATATTAACGACAGAAGAGAAAATCTGCTGTATCCGTCGGATCATTTCCCGGTTTTGACAGAGCTGCAGTTTTAA
- a CDS encoding response regulator transcription factor, translating into MKIKILLAEDDSDFGMILKQYLELEDFEVSWFQNPEDILPILQSDFPFHIGILDIMMPNLDGFSLAKIILKTKPDFPLLFLTAKNQKIDRLTGLKIGADDYISKPCDPEELILRIKNILKRTLVSETVTQYSIGSYILDTEKLLLSHPNEKIRLTIREKDLLLYLLKFNHKTIKRDDILDNLWETNDYFTGRSLDVFISRLRKYFQHDDKIKIQSLRGIGFEIDFPEN; encoded by the coding sequence ATGAAGATTAAGATTTTATTGGCAGAAGACGATTCAGATTTTGGAATGATTCTGAAACAATATCTCGAGCTTGAAGATTTTGAAGTTTCATGGTTTCAGAATCCTGAAGATATTTTACCCATTTTACAGTCAGATTTCCCTTTTCATATTGGGATTTTAGATATTATGATGCCCAATCTCGATGGGTTTTCTTTGGCAAAAATAATCTTAAAAACCAAACCCGATTTCCCGCTTTTATTTTTAACAGCAAAAAATCAGAAAATAGATCGCCTGACAGGACTGAAAATCGGAGCAGATGATTACATCTCAAAACCTTGCGATCCGGAAGAATTAATTTTAAGAATTAAAAATATTCTAAAAAGAACATTAGTTTCGGAAACAGTTACTCAATACAGCATCGGAAGCTATATTTTAGATACAGAAAAACTTTTGCTTTCTCATCCTAATGAAAAAATAAGACTCACCATTCGTGAAAAAGATCTTTTGCTTTATCTTTTGAAATTCAATCATAAAACAATCAAACGAGACGATATTCTCGATAATTTGTGGGAAACCAATGATTATTTTACCGGAAGAAGTCTTGATGTTTTTATCAGCCGACTGCGAAAATATTTTCAGCATGACGACAAAATAAAAATCCAATCCCTGCGAGGAATTGGATTTGAGATTGATTTTCCTGAGAATTAA
- a CDS encoding sensor histidine kinase: MHTVVDNISHEFKTPIATLKIASKTLKKEFTPEILPLIDRQILRLEDLMLQLHPEDFNEKSSIIQPENWDFFIHDLAFTYENIDFKLNNLVSKVLPFDKKLMETVIKNLCENSVKYGASEIKIDIKTIQNKLEIIVADNGNGMEQNELKNIFEKFYRIQSNNIHNSKGLGLGLFFVKKIVEKYSGKTEITSEVNVGTTFKISLPYED, from the coding sequence TTGCACACTGTTGTAGACAATATTTCACACGAATTTAAAACTCCAATTGCTACGTTGAAGATTGCCTCAAAAACATTAAAGAAAGAATTCACTCCGGAAATTTTACCTTTAATTGACCGACAAATTCTAAGACTTGAAGATCTAATGTTGCAGCTTCACCCCGAAGATTTTAACGAAAAAAGTTCTATCATACAGCCAGAAAACTGGGATTTTTTCATTCACGATCTGGCTTTTACTTACGAGAACATTGATTTTAAACTTAATAATTTAGTTTCAAAAGTGCTCCCTTTTGATAAAAAACTGATGGAAACCGTGATTAAAAATCTCTGCGAAAACAGTGTGAAATATGGGGCTTCCGAAATTAAAATCGATATAAAAACCATTCAAAATAAGCTCGAAATTATTGTGGCAGACAATGGAAACGGAATGGAACAGAACGAACTGAAAAATATTTTCGAAAAGTTTTACAGAATACAATCCAACAACATTCACAACAGCAAAGGTTTAGGTTTGGGTTTATTTTTCGTGAAAAAAATTGTTGAAAAATATAGCGGAAAAACTGAGATTACGAGTGAAGTAAATGTAGGAACAACTTTTAAAATTTCACTTCCTTATGAAGATTAA